The segment GAGACAGCTTCCCATTCGCCTTTTTCATAAGCACTAATAAGGCGAAAAATGATGCCCAGCGAGTGGTCGGAACCGGCGAGAGCCAATTTGATTTCCTCAGTAATTGGCAGTTCGGCTAAAACCTCGTCCAGTGGCCTCTGGAAAAAACAGTCCAGCAGGGAGAACATGCCCATCGTGAAAGCGTGGGAGATCATATCGGGCGGCAGGTTCGCTTTGCGGGCCAGGTTTTCCCCGAATTTCGCCCGGATAACGGATAACACCATGATTTCTTCCGGCCTGTCCTTGCCCAGTTCACGCAAAATCAGCAAAAACAGCCATTGACGGATTTGCTGCGCTCCCAGCAGGACGAGTGCCTGCCTGACCGAGTCGACGGTCTTCTTGAAGCCGAAGTAGGAAGAATTGATATATTTTAACAGCTTAAAGGAAAAGGCCACGTCGTGCTTGATGATTTGTTCCATCCGCTGAAAATCCATATCGGGACGGCCCAGTTCGTGTAAGATGCGCATATACTGTGTTTTGTAGCTGGGCACGTCCTCGCCGGACAGTACCTCAGGTTTGCTGAAAAAATAACCCTGGAAGTAAGTATAGCCCAAGGCCACGGCTTCTTCAAACTCGGCTCTGGTTTCCACCTTTTCTGCCAGAAACTTAACCTTGGGGTTGTTGACGCGTCGGATGATTTCACTTCGCTCTTTACCGGTGGTCAGAATAAAATCTACTTTGATGATGTCTGCCAGGGTAAGCAGGTCGCAGTATTTTTCGTCAAAAATAAAGTCGTCTAAAGCAAGTGTATAGCCACAGCGCTTAAGTTGTCTGCACAGGCTGAGCAGTTCTTCATCAGGTTCAACGGTTTCTAATATCTCAAGAACAATGGAATGGGGCGGAATCTGGCGGGCCAGTTTTTTTAAGCTGTTGCGGGTAAAGTTGACAAAAGCCGGTTTTTTTCCGGTTGCTTTATCCATGCCCAGCAGCAGGAAGGCGCCGGAAATAACGGAAGCTGTTGCTGTATCATCATCTTCACCGTCATAGACGGGGGAATTTCCTGAACGGAACAGCAATTCGTAGGCGACAACATTTTCCTTCTTATCAAAAATCGGCTGTCTGGCCACAAAAATTTTCATTACAGATTCACATCCTACTATTCAATTTCATAAGGGCGTATTTTCAAACTAACGGAATGATCCATGGCGAGTGATTTTGGCGCCAGACGAGGCAACATGTTGCGGGAATAGTGGCCCCTATTTCAAAACATGTTAACGAAGTATGGCACAAAAGCGCCGCAGGGGACGTTTCGGATAGCTTGAAGACACACCCTAAAGGACTGCTGATTTATCGCCTTGCGCGTTCAGCGGTTCCTTAAACTCCGGCCGTAGTTCTAATGTTATAAAGAATAGAAAGGGTATCTGAAAAAACATCATAAGAGAAAGGCCATTCGGTACAGTGTATGCCGCAGACTCGCGGCTTGTTCCGGTAGTGTGGCCGCTTGGTAAATGTTGATAAAACCAGCGATCCTTAGAACCATCTTATTGTATATGGGGCGGAATGTCTAGTACTTTGTCAAACCAGGCAGATCTAAGTAGTTCAATGGCTGGCTGAATTTCCTGCCTGGGTATTTTGGAAAAATATAAAATGATTTGCGGCAGCTTGCCGGGCGGATTCTCCCAGTAATATTCTTCAATCGGGACTACGCGGCAGCCTTGCTGGCGGGCGCGGGTCACCAACTCTCCGGTGGATAAGGTCGTCTGGAGGTTCAAAATCGTGTGAAGACCGGAATCGGTCATATTAATTGTGGCCCGGTCACCCAGGCAGCGCTGGATGGTCTCATAAAAGAGCAGACTCTTTTCCTGATACAGCTTACGCAGTCGCCGGATTTGCCGTTCAAAATGCCCGTCCGCCATAAAAGCAGCCAGAGCAAGCTGTTCCAGGGTGGAAGCCGATTGGTTATACAGGGCGGAGTTCTTTTGATACAGATAGAGCAGGCGCGGCGGCAGTACCATATAGCTGATACGGATGGAGGGGGGAATAAGTTTGGACAGGGAGCCTACATAGATAACGGAGCCATCCCGGTCCAGTCCCTGCAGTGCCGGAATGGGCCGGCCGAAATAGCGGAATTCGCTGTCGTAATCGTCTTCAATAATCGTCCCTTGGGCGGTTTTAGCCCAGGCCAGGAGGCGGTGGCGTTGGCCGATAGGCATGATATAACCGGTGGGAAATTGGTGGGACGGACTTAAGTAAACCAGCCGGGTCTGGCTGGTTTGCAGCTCCTGCATATTCAGGCCGTCCGCGTTCATGCCGACGGGAATAATAGTGAAGGAATTGTCCGCGAAGATGCGCCGGCCGTTTTTAAAGCCCGGTTCCTCGAAGGCGATGCTGGTATGCTCCGGTTTCAAAAGACTGCAAAGCATATGGAGCAGATTTTGCACACCGGCGCCGATCACGATTTGCTCCGGATGGGCTGTTACGCCGCGGGAGCTTTGCAGATAACGGGCCAGCTCCTGTCTAAGCTCCAATTCTCCCTGGTAATGGCCGTAGCCGGTTAACTGGTCAGGGCGGGCGAATACTTTATTGATATACCGTTTCCACAAGGGAAAGTTAAAGCCGTTGCCGTCCATTTCACCGCTGGCGAAGTCATAGCGGATGGGCGGTGCAGGCGGCGGATTGACGATCCGGGCGGCCGGCAGGGGATTCTTGGCGACCGGTGCTACGCTGGGTTCAAAAGGACTGACAGTATAGCGGGAGCGATTGCCATTTTCAATATAGCCTTCGCTCATAAGCTGCAGATAGGCTTTTTCCACCGTGATTTTGCTGATGGTGAGTTGTCGGGCCAGACTGCGGATGGAGGGCAGTTTCTCGCCGGCGGTAAGGCTCCCCTGTTCAATTTGGCGCCGAAATTGCTGATATAGCTGGATGTACAGCGGTTCGGGCAAGGTAGGATCAAGTAATAGTAAATCCATAGTCAAACTCCTTTATAAAAAAAACTGTACCTATTAAAAAATATAAAACTGTATATTTTAAAGGGAACAAATATATTTTATACTATACATGTTATTTTTTAAATACAGGAGGCATTGATTTCTATGACTATTTATAAAGCACTGGCAGTAGCCGGTTCGGATACAAGCGGCGGCGCCGGCTTGCAGGCCGACTTGAAGACCATGCAGGAACTGGGCGTATACGGAATGACGGCGATCACCGTCATTGTAGCACAAAATCCCCATAACGGCTGGGCTCACGATGTGTATCCCTTGCCGCTGGAGGTATTGGAAGCTCAAATGGAAACCGTACTGGCCGGTATCGGCGTGGATGCGCTGAAAACAGGCATGCTGGCCAGCAGCGAGGTCATCGCGCTGGTAGCGCGCAAGATTGACCAGTATTCGGTTAAAAATGTAGTCATTGATCCGGTGCTTGTCTGCAAGGGCACTGACGAGGTGTTGCACCCGGAAGCGGCCGTCAGCATCCGTGAGGAGCTGGCTCCCCGGGCAGCCATTATTACTCCTAATATTTTTGAAGCAGGCCAGTTAAGCGGCATCAAACATATCCAGTCTATTGAGGAGATGAAGGCTGCTGCCGAGGCGATTCACAAGCTGGGACCCCGTTATGTTTTGATCAAAGGCGGCGCCAAGTCCGGCTTGGACACGGCGGTGGATGTGCTGTATGACGGCAACCGCTTTGAAACGCTGGAATCACCGCTATTTAAGCAGGCCTATACGCACGGTGCCGGCTGCACCTATGGATCGGCCATTACCGCCGGCCTCGCCAAGGGCCTTGATGTCCCTGCCGCCGTACGCCAGGCGAAAGCCTTTATCACGAAGGCGATCGAGCACTCGTTCCCGCTCAATCAATATGTCGGGCCGACCTATCACGCGGCTCACCGTCTGAAATAACGGAGAGACCGGCAGAAAAGAGCCTGTTTCAATAAAAAAGTTTCGGTAGCCTGTTCGTTCCCCGTTCGGCCTTTCCGGAAAAATACGTTCCGCAGGATGAAAAATTTTTGGCTTACGTTAAGAAATCCGTCTGTGCCCTTTGGGTAGTTGTTTGAGCGAAGCGAGTTTACGGATTTTAGTAAGCCAGAAATTTTTCAAGTATTTTGGAGGTAGGCCTAGCCTTTTTGGTCCTTTTGGGGCAATGCCAAAAGGATGTTATGCTATTTTGGTGACAGCCTTTTCTGTTTAGTAAGCATATACAGGCAGGCTGCCATGGCTATAGGAAAGGAAGGAAAAAGTATGAAACAACAAGCGTTCAGCCAGACAAAACAACTGGCCTATGCCGCGTTAGGCATTGCTCTCGTATTTATTTGTACATCCTTTGTTAATCTTCGTCTTCCCATTGCCGCCAACGGCGGACTGATTCATTTGGGAAATGTGCCGCTTTTTATTTTCGCCATTCTTTACGGCCGTTGGACCGGCGCTTTGGCCGGTGGCATCGGTATGGCTCTGTTTGATGTAGTGGGCGGCTGGTTTCTGTGGGCTCCCTTTACCCTGCTGATTGTCGGTCTGATGGGATATACCGTTGGCGCTATCGCCGAACGGAACCGGGCTATGAAGGCTTATTTTCTGGCGCTGATCGCCGCTTGCCTGATCAAAGTGGTTGGCTATTACGGCGCCGAGGGAATTATTTACGGCAACTGGGTGGCGCCACTGACCTCCGTCCCCGGTAATTTGGTGCAGATCGGTGTGGCGGCGGTTGTCGCCCTGCCGGCGGTGAAAAAGTTGCAAAAATATGTGGCTGCACCAGCGCAGCAAGGCACTGTGCTTTCCACTAACAAGTAAAAATAAAGGCTTTTGCCTAGGTCCGCGGGGACTTGGCAAAAGCCTTTGTTTTTCGGTTTTAAATCTGATAGTCGTATACCGGTTTGATGCAGCGGGCAGCCTGACCGGCCTTGGCATCCCGGATGACCCCGTGATCCAGGGCCAGCCTGCCGTTGAGGAAGACATATTCGATTCCTTCGGGCGGAACGTCGGGCAGACCGAAATCGGCCTTGTCGATCAAGGTTTTTATGTCGAAAACGACAAGGTCGGCGTCCATATCTTCCCGCAGGCGCCCCTTGGTATGAAGTCCCAGCGTTTCGGCCGGCAGCAGGGTAGCCTTGCGAACTGCTTCCATGAGCGTCAACTCATACCGTTCGGCCACCATCTTCTTAAAATAGCGAGGAAAACTGCCGGCGATTTGCGGGTGCCCCTCGCCGGGGGCATAAGCGCCGGTATCGGTGGACGGCATGGCAAAGGGGTGGGTCAGGGCCAGATAAATTTCCTCTTCGATGCCGGTGAGCACAACCACTGCCGTATGCGGCGCCTGGGTGCGCAGTTCGTGATACAAGGCTGGCGTCAGCCGCTGTCCGTTATACGGGCCGGTGATGGCGACGATATCCTGCAGGTCCCAGCCGTTGTCCCGGATATAGTCTTCCTGGAACAGGGCGGCGCCGATATGGGTGGCCCATTGGGTGTACATCCCACTGTCGAAGCGGACATCCAGGCCGTCGGCGCGGGCCCGGTTGATAACCGCCAGCGCCTCTTCCATCATGCCGGTGCCGTATTGATAGACCAGATGGGAGATTTGGACCCGGGCGCCGGTATGACGGGCTATATTGACGGCTTCTACCAGGGAATACATATCAATCCCGGTAGCCATCCGGGTGTCAACGGCGACGATCCGGCCGTAGCGGGCGGCCAGTCTGCTTAGGCGGGACACTTCCTCGTCCGAGCTGCCCGGTGCATAAGCCAGGCCCAGTGACAGGCCGCAGGCCCCCGCTTCAAAGGCTTCTTCCACCAGATACTCCATTTTGGCCAGTTGCTCTGCCGTGGCCGGCTGCATGGGATCTTTGATGCCCACTTTATCCCGGAGGCTGAAGGAGTGGCCGATGAGTTCGGCCTGGTTGACAATAAAGCCGTCTTTTTCCTGTTTGGCGAAAAAGCCGTTAATATCCAAAGGACTAAAGCCGCAGTTGCCGCCCACCGTTGTGGTAATCCCCTGTCGCAGCGATAACTCGCCGCAGTAGGCGTCCAGTTCTACATGGCCGTGAATATCAATAAAGCCGGGGCAGACGATTTTGCCCGTTATATCCAATTGCCGGACACCTGGTAGTTCGGTTTTGCTGATGGCGGCGATTTTTCCGCCGCTAATACCGATATGGCCGGTAAAACGGACCAGCTTCTCCGGGTCAATAAGAATGCCGTTGGCAAGCACAAGGTCAAACATATTTATCACCATCCGAAGGGGGTATACTTTGCAAATAATAGTGGTTGAATCGTAGCATATTTCCCGCAAGCATTCAAGCCAAAGAACTAATAAATTTTTATATAGGCAGGTAAAAAAAGTAAATGCATCTTATTACAACCGTATTGACGTAGCGCAGGGAACTTGCTATAATTTAACTCAATAAAAGAATAAGCTAATCAGAAAAACTGAAGGCTAAAAGTTTTTTCCCAGGGGAAAATCTTTTGGTCTTTTTTGTTTTTCATCGATTACGCTTGTCAATGGCGCGGCTGATCAGGAACTTAACTGAAGGCGCGAGGGAAATATCTGTGCCCTTTAGCCCTAGTACTTTGCCATCTTATCCAATGATTTAAGTGACGCAGAGTACAACAGTATGTTAATCAAGGAGGAGTTATATGTCAGATCATCCTACTGCCAGAAAAAATGTTACAGCCGAAGTGCGCAGTGCGCGGAGTCCGGGAAGAAATACCCTGGGAAAGCAGCTTCAGCACCAGGTACTGGAGATCGTAAATCATTTTTTATTCTCCGCGGAAAATGGCTATTTGATTTTGACAATACAGGACGGCGTTGTTGTTAAAGTTGAAAAAACGGAGAAATATATCATCACCAATAAGAGCCGGGAAACAGGCTATGTAAAATACGGCAAACCTGTATCCGTTCATCCGCTGCAGGCACAGATTGTTACCGAACTGCAAAAAATCCAGTATGGACAACTGGTTATCCGGTTTGCCAATGGTAAAGTGGAACAAATTGAAAAAACCGAAAAACGTCGGGTTCATGAAGTGGAAGGAGTCCATGGCGATGGAATATAACTGTATTATCCATTTTTAGCATTAAACACTATTTTTTGAAAAAAATGCTTGCATTTTAAAAACTTTTGAGTATAATAAACAAAAGAGCTATTATTTAATATTCATATGCTGATTAGTTATCAAGCTAAAGGCCAGAGGCATTTCTGCGGAAATGTTCTTCTGGTCTTTTTTGGTTTATCGGAAACCATACATTTTCTGATAGGCGTAAGTGCAACCAAGGACTAGCGTTATGGCATAAAGCTTGCCGCTAACCGGGTTCTAAATTTTAAAACACAGGGGGATAAAAATGAGTAAAAAGATTAAGCAGATTGCTATTTATGGTAAAGGCGGGATTGGCAAGTCAACAACCACTTCCAATATCAGCGCGGCACTGTCCAAGCTGGGACTAAAGGTTATGCAGTTCGGCTGCGACCCGAAGGCTGATTCGACCAATACGCTGCGGGGCGGTACGTACATTCCCACTGTGCTGGATACCTTGCGGGAGAAAACGCAGGTTAAGGCGGAGGATGTTATCTTTAAAGGGTTTAACGGCATCTATTGCGTGGAGGCCGGTGGGCCGGCGCCGGGAGTAGGCTGTGCCGGACGCGGTATCATTACCGCCGTGCAGCTTTTAAAACAACTGAAGGTATATGAGGAACTCGACTTAGACGTGATTATCTATGATGTCTTGGGCGATGTAGTATGCGGCGGCTTTGCCGTTCCCATCCGCGAGGGCATTGCCGAGCATGTGTTTACCGTCTCGTCGGCCGATTTCATGGCCGTGTATGCTGCCAACAATCTGTTCAAGGGGATTAAAAAATACTCCAATTCGGGCGGCGCCCTGCTGGGTGGTTTAATTGCCAACTCGATCAATGCGCCCTATGCCAAGGATATTGTCGATGATTTTGTTGACCGGACCCAAACGCGGGTTGTCGAGTATATTCCCCGTTCGGTAACGGTAACCCAGGCCGAGCTGCAGGGTAAGACGGCGGTAGAAGCCTCGCCTAATTCCGAGCAGGCTAAAATTTACGGAAAACTGGCCCAGAAAATCATTGATACCACCGAATCCAAAGTGCCGTCACCGTTAGACACTTCGGAGTTGCGCGAGTGGGCAGCCAAATGGGCTGATCATTTACTGGCCCTGGAAACAGGGGAAGTGCGCGGCAAAGCGGCGGCGATTTAACAGGAAAGAGTGGTTCCTCAGGCAAGAAGCTGATCAGACCCGACTGAAGGCTGCAGAAACAGACGATTTCTGCAGCCTTTTTATTAGGATTTGGCAATGGGAGAGAAAGAGGTGATAGTATGAGTTGCGTTTGCCCGGGAAGTATGAGTCAGACAGTTTGGGAAAAGACCCAAAGGCATCCTTGCTATTCCGCCGAAGCGCACAGTAAATACGCGCGTATTCATTTACCGGTGGCGCCCCGGTGCAACATCCAGTGCAATTACTGCAATCGTAAATTCGACTGTGTGAATGAAAGCCGGCCGGGTGTTACCAGTGAGGTATTAACGCCTGAACTGGCCAGGGAAAAGTTTGTCTGGGTCCGTGAAAAGGTG is part of the Propionispora hippei DSM 15287 genome and harbors:
- a CDS encoding EAL and HDOD domain-containing protein, with the translated sequence MKIFVARQPIFDKKENVVAYELLFRSGNSPVYDGEDDDTATASVISGAFLLLGMDKATGKKPAFVNFTRNSLKKLARQIPPHSIVLEILETVEPDEELLSLCRQLKRCGYTLALDDFIFDEKYCDLLTLADIIKVDFILTTGKERSEIIRRVNNPKVKFLAEKVETRAEFEEAVALGYTYFQGYFFSKPEVLSGEDVPSYKTQYMRILHELGRPDMDFQRMEQIIKHDVAFSFKLLKYINSSYFGFKKTVDSVRQALVLLGAQQIRQWLFLLILRELGKDRPEEIMVLSVIRAKFGENLARKANLPPDMISHAFTMGMFSLLDCFFQRPLDEVLAELPITEEIKLALAGSDHSLGIIFRLISAYEKGEWEAVSAYAARLHISELEIPDLYLQTLQWIETYFEQTRW
- the pdxR gene encoding MocR-like pyridoxine biosynthesis transcription factor PdxR; amino-acid sequence: MDLLLLDPTLPEPLYIQLYQQFRRQIEQGSLTAGEKLPSIRSLARQLTISKITVEKAYLQLMSEGYIENGNRSRYTVSPFEPSVAPVAKNPLPAARIVNPPPAPPIRYDFASGEMDGNGFNFPLWKRYINKVFARPDQLTGYGHYQGELELRQELARYLQSSRGVTAHPEQIVIGAGVQNLLHMLCSLLKPEHTSIAFEEPGFKNGRRIFADNSFTIIPVGMNADGLNMQELQTSQTRLVYLSPSHQFPTGYIMPIGQRHRLLAWAKTAQGTIIEDDYDSEFRYFGRPIPALQGLDRDGSVIYVGSLSKLIPPSIRISYMVLPPRLLYLYQKNSALYNQSASTLEQLALAAFMADGHFERQIRRLRKLYQEKSLLFYETIQRCLGDRATINMTDSGLHTILNLQTTLSTGELVTRARQQGCRVVPIEEYYWENPPGKLPQIILYFSKIPRQEIQPAIELLRSAWFDKVLDIPPHIQ
- the pdxK gene encoding pyridoxine/pyridoxal/pyridoxamine kinase, whose product is MTIYKALAVAGSDTSGGAGLQADLKTMQELGVYGMTAITVIVAQNPHNGWAHDVYPLPLEVLEAQMETVLAGIGVDALKTGMLASSEVIALVARKIDQYSVKNVVIDPVLVCKGTDEVLHPEAAVSIREELAPRAAIITPNIFEAGQLSGIKHIQSIEEMKAAAEAIHKLGPRYVLIKGGAKSGLDTAVDVLYDGNRFETLESPLFKQAYTHGAGCTYGSAITAGLAKGLDVPAAVRQAKAFITKAIEHSFPLNQYVGPTYHAAHRLK
- a CDS encoding ECF transporter S component, whose protein sequence is MKQQAFSQTKQLAYAALGIALVFICTSFVNLRLPIAANGGLIHLGNVPLFIFAILYGRWTGALAGGIGMALFDVVGGWFLWAPFTLLIVGLMGYTVGAIAERNRAMKAYFLALIAACLIKVVGYYGAEGIIYGNWVAPLTSVPGNLVQIGVAAVVALPAVKKLQKYVAAPAQQGTVLSTNK
- a CDS encoding N-acyl-D-amino-acid deacylase family protein — protein: MFDLVLANGILIDPEKLVRFTGHIGISGGKIAAISKTELPGVRQLDITGKIVCPGFIDIHGHVELDAYCGELSLRQGITTTVGGNCGFSPLDINGFFAKQEKDGFIVNQAELIGHSFSLRDKVGIKDPMQPATAEQLAKMEYLVEEAFEAGACGLSLGLAYAPGSSDEEVSRLSRLAARYGRIVAVDTRMATGIDMYSLVEAVNIARHTGARVQISHLVYQYGTGMMEEALAVINRARADGLDVRFDSGMYTQWATHIGAALFQEDYIRDNGWDLQDIVAITGPYNGQRLTPALYHELRTQAPHTAVVVLTGIEEEIYLALTHPFAMPSTDTGAYAPGEGHPQIAGSFPRYFKKMVAERYELTLMEAVRKATLLPAETLGLHTKGRLREDMDADLVVFDIKTLIDKADFGLPDVPPEGIEYVFLNGRLALDHGVIRDAKAGQAARCIKPVYDYQI
- a CDS encoding DUF2292 domain-containing protein, encoding MSDHPTARKNVTAEVRSARSPGRNTLGKQLQHQVLEIVNHFLFSAENGYLILTIQDGVVVKVEKTEKYIITNKSRETGYVKYGKPVSVHPLQAQIVTELQKIQYGQLVIRFANGKVEQIEKTEKRRVHEVEGVHGDGI
- the nifH gene encoding nitrogenase iron protein → MSKKIKQIAIYGKGGIGKSTTTSNISAALSKLGLKVMQFGCDPKADSTNTLRGGTYIPTVLDTLREKTQVKAEDVIFKGFNGIYCVEAGGPAPGVGCAGRGIITAVQLLKQLKVYEELDLDVIIYDVLGDVVCGGFAVPIREGIAEHVFTVSSADFMAVYAANNLFKGIKKYSNSGGALLGGLIANSINAPYAKDIVDDFVDRTQTRVVEYIPRSVTVTQAELQGKTAVEASPNSEQAKIYGKLAQKIIDTTESKVPSPLDTSELREWAAKWADHLLALETGEVRGKAAAI